In candidate division KSB1 bacterium, the following proteins share a genomic window:
- a CDS encoding T9SS type A sorting domain-containing protein has translation MYRYDESSEEWELVGLLGAAIWQFAGTQPSSDSIFAATSFGLFLSADNGLHWALVHGNPPWGGEMHGFSVSPHNPNQMVGSWHDDNDSGFLYFSADGGENWGFVRTGIQGYAGLIYSSMQPEIIYWSESPWFASIDMTDSSRRYIHEYWGGVLRIVHHPSNPWLYILSTDSLSLYHETQDTLIGYPLPASVGDPFDMHIDSQGNLLVGGWNGVAIVDESLTNWTDVSDTLSHGHPMYVDDSTWLVFRLEGLYCRTPTTGVTRDERPARRVQILTYPNPASTELTIRADVSAEFKLYNVLGQLVARASTARSTYVTRLAVASLPAGVYYLSAAGIDGPVRIQSVVINR, from the coding sequence GTGTATCGATACGACGAGTCGAGCGAAGAGTGGGAACTGGTTGGACTTCTTGGCGCGGCTATCTGGCAGTTTGCTGGAACGCAGCCTTCATCAGATTCGATCTTTGCGGCGACATCGTTTGGGCTATTCTTGTCCGCTGACAACGGTTTGCATTGGGCGTTAGTCCACGGGAATCCTCCATGGGGCGGCGAGATGCACGGGTTCTCTGTCTCGCCGCACAATCCCAATCAGATGGTGGGCAGTTGGCACGATGACAATGACTCCGGGTTTCTCTACTTCAGTGCGGACGGAGGTGAGAACTGGGGATTTGTGAGGACGGGCATTCAAGGATATGCAGGGTTGATATATTCTTCAATGCAGCCTGAGATCATCTACTGGTCGGAAAGTCCGTGGTTCGCCAGCATCGATATGACGGATTCTTCGCGTCGCTACATCCATGAGTATTGGGGTGGGGTGCTCCGGATCGTCCACCACCCATCGAACCCTTGGTTATACATACTGTCGACTGACTCTCTTTCTCTGTACCACGAAACTCAGGACACGCTCATCGGCTACCCACTGCCCGCCAGCGTCGGCGATCCGTTCGACATGCATATCGACTCGCAGGGGAACCTATTGGTCGGAGGTTGGAATGGAGTCGCGATCGTCGACGAATCGCTCACGAATTGGACTGATGTCTCCGACACGCTTTCTCACGGACATCCGATGTATGTGGACGATTCCACTTGGCTTGTCTTTCGATTGGAGGGTCTCTACTGCCGCACGCCGACGACAGGCGTGACACGGGACGAGCGGCCCGCGCGCCGTGTTCAGATCTTGACCTATCCGAATCCGGCGAGTACGGAACTCACGATTCGTGCCGATGTGTCCGCCGAATTCAAGCTCTACAATGTGTTGGGGCAATTGGTCGCTCGTGCTTCTACGGCCCGCTCTACCTATGTGACTCGACTTGCCGTCGCTTCCTTGCCTGCGGGTGTCTACTATCTAAGCGCTGCCGGTATCGACGGACCTGTTCGCATCCAATCCGTTGTGATCAACCGTTAG
- a CDS encoding MBL fold metallo-hydrolase yields the protein MKITFHGAAGEVTGSQHLLENKSHKVLFDCGLFQGRRQEAYDKNRHPSYLPADLDAVVLSHAHLDHTGKLPRLAALGFSGIVHSTPVTAELCDPLLRDSAHIQEKDIEFVNKLHRKKGLPPFKILYETADAEAILDKFTTHELHVPFEPVPGIKVTYIEAGHLLGSAQVQIDVKTSAGNHRIGFTGDLGRVRLPILNDPEQLSDLDTLICESTYGNRDHESADNLLPELCEVITSTCDKGGKVIIPAFALERTQDLLLHLAQLRKSGTLRGDIPVVVDSPLAVKATEIFAAHPEVYDKETQAVIASGINPFHFPGLTFTHNVEESKALNDRPGPMIIISASGMMEAGRILHHLKNNIEEARNTVLVVSFQAEHTLGRRIADRVKQVNIFGEPYQLRARVKILNAFSGHAGRTELIDYIRRVVKNSPRLKRILFVHGEPEAAKSLMEAVSAFTRVPLHYPELGEGVEI from the coding sequence ATGAAGATCACTTTCCATGGCGCCGCCGGTGAGGTCACCGGATCACAGCATCTCCTTGAAAACAAATCACATAAGGTGCTCTTCGACTGCGGACTCTTTCAGGGGCGCAGGCAGGAGGCCTATGACAAGAATCGCCACCCCAGCTATCTCCCCGCCGATCTGGACGCCGTCGTCCTCAGCCATGCCCACCTCGACCACACCGGGAAGCTGCCGAGGCTCGCGGCCCTGGGCTTCAGCGGAATCGTGCATTCCACGCCGGTGACCGCCGAGTTGTGCGATCCGCTCCTGAGAGATTCAGCCCATATTCAGGAGAAGGATATCGAGTTCGTCAACAAGCTGCACCGGAAAAAGGGATTGCCGCCCTTCAAGATCCTCTATGAAACCGCCGATGCCGAGGCCATTCTCGACAAGTTCACCACGCACGAGCTGCATGTGCCGTTTGAACCTGTCCCGGGGATCAAGGTGACGTACATCGAGGCGGGACACCTGCTCGGATCGGCGCAGGTCCAGATCGACGTCAAGACTAGCGCGGGAAACCACCGAATCGGCTTTACGGGCGATCTTGGCCGCGTAAGACTGCCGATCCTGAATGACCCTGAGCAACTATCAGACCTCGACACACTGATCTGCGAGTCAACATACGGAAATCGAGATCACGAGTCGGCGGACAACCTGCTACCTGAGCTATGTGAAGTGATAACATCCACCTGCGACAAAGGTGGTAAAGTCATAATCCCGGCTTTTGCACTCGAGCGCACGCAGGACTTGCTGCTACACCTTGCACAGCTGCGCAAATCTGGCACACTCAGAGGAGACATCCCGGTTGTCGTCGATAGCCCCCTGGCCGTGAAAGCGACCGAGATCTTCGCCGCGCATCCGGAGGTCTATGACAAGGAGACTCAGGCCGTGATCGCCTCTGGGATCAACCCGTTCCATTTCCCCGGCCTGACCTTCACGCATAACGTCGAGGAATCGAAGGCCCTGAACGATAGACCCGGTCCGATGATCATCATATCGGCCTCGGGCATGATGGAAGCGGGACGAATTCTGCACCATCTGAAGAACAATATCGAGGAGGCGCGGAACACGGTGCTGGTGGTCTCGTTTCAGGCGGAGCACACCCTGGGAAGGAGAATTGCGGATCGGGTGAAGCAGGTGAATATCTTCGGTGAACCGTATCAATTGCGGGCGCGGGTGAAGATCCTGAATGCGTTCTCCGGCCATGCGGGACGTACCGAGTTGATCGACTATATCCGCAGGGTCGTGAAGAATTCACCGCGCCTGAAGCGCATCTTGTTCGTCCACGGAGAGCCTGAAGCGGCGAAGTCTCTAATGGAGGCAGTGTCGGCCTTTACGCGGGTGCCGCTCCATTATCCGGAATTGGGGGAGGGGGTTGAGATCTGA
- a CDS encoding RNA-binding protein, translated as MNIYVGNLSYNTGEDDLRNIFEAHGQVDRVSLVMDRMSGRSKGFGFVEMPNANEAKAAISALNETEVQGRKIMVNEARPKEDRPARRDRY; from the coding sequence GTGAACATTTACGTAGGCAATCTGTCCTACAACACCGGCGAAGACGATCTGCGTAACATTTTCGAAGCCCATGGTCAGGTGGACCGCGTGAGCCTCGTGATGGATCGCATGTCCGGTCGCAGCAAGGGTTTTGGTTTTGTCGAAATGCCCAACGCCAACGAGGCGAAGGCGGCGATTTCGGCGTTGAACGAGACCGAAGTTCAGGGTCGCAAGATCATGGTGAACGAAGCTCGTCCGAAGGAAGACCGCCCCGCCCGTCGCGACCGCTACTAA